The following DNA comes from Anaerostipes rhamnosivorans.
CTTTTTATAGTTAATAATATTTTCCATAGATTAAGAGGAGGCAGTATTGTAGATAAGAAAATTTTAAGTTATAAAAATAACATAGTATTTTTTATGATGATCAGTTTAATATTTGTGGGGTGTCAGAGGGAACAAAAGCATTTATCAGATCGATTTGATTTAAAACATGACAAAATAGCAGAGTCTTATTATCCTGCCTTTTCCTCTACCATCGTTCAAAATGACCAGTTTGTTTTTTATGAATCGGAAAAACAGGAAATCACTCGAATCAACAAAAAGGACAATAAAAGAACAACCATCATACGGCTGGAAAATAAATCAGAAGAAGAAAACGAAGGCGGATTGGAATTAACAAAAGACAGTCTATATTACGTTCATGATAGAAGTGTTTTTAAAAGCGATTTGAATGGAAAAAATATTAAAAGACTTCTTTCCGCTAAGGAACAGAAAGAAATTGAATCTATTGATGGAATTAAAATACATAACGATAAAATATACCTGTTAGCCGAAGATGATGGGTCTGAGAATGTTTTTCGATTTTACCCTAAGAGCAGAAAGCTTGAAAAAGTTGTAGAAGATGTGAGAAATCTCTGTTTTTATAAAAACAATCTGTATTATACAGAACATGGGGAAGTAGGAATTCATAAGGTTGATTTGGAGAGTCTGAAAGATAGAATTGTACGAGGGCAGGCATGGAAAAATGAATTACAAAATGAGGAGGATGTCGTCCGATATAAAGGGATTATGGTAAATCAAGAGAAGGTATATTATATTTGTCATGGCAAAGATCATAAGATGAGGCTATATCAATATAGAGGTCTTAAAAAAGATACAATAAAACATGGTTTTTCTGATAACGCTTATGATTTTGTTTATAATTCATCAGTAATTATTGGATTTAATACCCATTGGGATAGTCCGGACGAAAGATATATCCAAATTTATAACTTGGATTCTGAGAAAGAAAAAAAGATGAAAATGCCCAATGAGAGCTGGTATCCTTTGCTTGTGGTAGATGATTTGATCTTTTGTTCTTACCCTGATGATGATAATGAATTTTTACGTATGCTAAAAATTAGTTAGATAGTTGGGGATAAAGTTTAAAATGGAAAGAAATATTAGCGGAAGAAGGAAAAAAAGAAATATACAATAGTGGAAAGAAATTAAATATAGGATATTACAGAATCGGGATAAAAACTGCAATAATAATCCATATACATTTTGGATTTGGTGAGGAACTTTACCGTTGACTTCCCTCTGATAATAGCTACATTAAACGGTTACTTAAGATAAAGAAAATTTGCATCCATGGAAAATAAGAAGTTAGAAGAAGGGAATAATAATGAGGACTCTTAGAGTGTTTGCAGTTCTCACAGCGTTCATAATCGTTATACTGTTATGGTTGTTCACGCCCGGTATTGGGGGTAAGAAAAAGGTTACTATACAGAAACAGTTTATCAAAAGTGTTACTTCAGGAGATTTACCTGAAAACTATTCTATCTATTTGGATATCAAAACAAAATACTTCGTACATATTGTTTCTGATAAAGGAAGTATCATAGCAGATTATGCTGAATATTTGGAAAGGGAAAGAGGATATTTAGAAAATGGTGTGTTAAGAAGGTATAAAAATGAAAAGCTGATTTCAAAAGAGAAGTGCACATTCAAACAGTATCAAAAGAGACTTGGTTTTGATTTGGAGGATATCCATAAATCATGGAAACAAAAAATAAGGAATGAGCAATTTGATGAGGTCAGATGCAGAAAAGTAGTAACGATGACAGGACATGACTATACATGGATGTTTAAAAAGGAAACAGAAAAAGACGATTTTACACTTTTTGTTGACACCGACAAATCGGGAAAAAGATTTAATAATCTGGGTATATTATATGATTCAGAAGAGAGAAAAGGGAAAGCAGGGTACATGATGTGCTTTACAGATGAATCTCCGGTAGGTCCAGCTGTCATAACAGATGAAAATTTTAGCGAGGATACACAGTGCTATACCTATAAAGAATTATATGAAAAGTGGCATTTATAACAAGATGATAAGGAAAAAATAATGTTTTATTAAAAACGATACGAGAGGAAACAGATATAATTAATGAAAGAAAAATATTATGAGGTATAAAAAAATTTGGAAAACGCTGCTGATCATTGTCATTATAATTCTGATTTGTATCGCAGGTATGAGTGTTTCTATATACATTATGCTGCAAAGAGATTACGATGACTTTCTGGATAATGATCAGGCAAGTAATGTTATGGTCAGTTATGGGGGCAAGGAGCACACACTGGTATACGACATTATGATTTGTGATTATGACAGAGTGAAAGAACATCTGGAGAAGGGAGAAGATCTGAATCGGGTTGTGGATTCAGTTGAGATGTCACCGCTGGAACTGGCTGCAACACTTCCAAAAATAGAAGATGTATATAAAATGTCAGAACTACTGATGAAGTACGGGGCAGATGTGAATTTCCGGGACAGTCACGGGGCCAATATATTGTTCTATATTCTTTACGATAAATATGATTGTATAGAAGTTTCAAAAGAAAAACTTTGAGAGTACTATTTAAAAAAGGGTGCAGATAAAGATATAACTATAAAAAACATCGATAAAAATGACCCAGACATAAAGGGCAGCACAACTTTGTTGAAATATTGTAAGATAAAGGGATTCAGCCGTGAATTAGAGGTCTTAAAGGGGAATGGTTATGAATAGTCAATCTTTAAAGTTTGTAAGCTTTAAGATAATGATAATCTTATTTTTAGGAATTTGTCTTGGATTCTTGACTGCTGTTCGAACAGAATTGTTGATTATTATGAAAGTAGTTTTAGGCGACGGGATTTTTACTTAACTCAGGAGAACAAAGATATTCCGATATAAGCTATGGAATTGTTAACCTTATCATTACCGCGTTAATGCTATTTGTCATAGGTTTGGTTTTGTCCTGGTATCAGGGATTAGGTTTTATTTCGGTGATCATCTCAAGTCTGCCTGCTATGTATTGTGCATTTATATTGTCATCGTATGGAAAAGATCTATTATGTGGAGCTGGAATCAATTTTTTAGTTTTAGTAGCAGTCTTTTTTCTAATGGGAAAAGAGAACAGAAAACAAAGGGGACTTATTGTACTTTGTAGCTTCGGTGTGGGATGTCTTGTGAATGGCGGTTTTGTGTAATTATAAAAAAGTTCGTGGAAGACTTTTCTGGAATTCGCTAAGCGGTATGAGGATTAGATATAGCTGATGAGAAAAAGAAAATGGATTTTTATTGTTGTACTACTTTTGTTCCTGGGATGGACAGTCTATCATTTTACCTGGGATACTCAGGCTGTTTCAAAGGGAGTGGTATTTAAGATCATTGATTCGCCAAATGGCAGCTATATTGCAAACGCATATCACGGTATTGACAATGCAACGGTAGATTTTTCTGTAATTGTTGAAATCGCAGACAAGAAGACAAAAGTAAAGAAAAATATATATTTTGAGTATCATTGTGAGGATGCAGAAATCAAATGGCTTTCCGACTCTGAAATACAAATTAATGGAATAACATTAAACATACATAACGATGTATATGATTTCAGACATGAATAATAGTCTGTAGAAATTAAGAAAGGCAAATATATGAGGAGTAAATCCAAGATCATTATTATTGGCATTGTCTTTATTTTAGCTATGATATTGTTCATACAACTGGATGTTCCCTATGTAAAAGTAAAGATGAATTATGGACCTGGATTTACTCAGGCAATGAAAAATGAGTCGAGCCATAATGGGATCAAGTATGAAGATACAGGCGAGTATTGGGACTATAAAGAGGAAATTCTACTGAAGAAAGAAAAAGCAGATTATGGAGAATATACTGTTTCTGTTCCTTTCAAGGCTGCACAGAATAGAAAGGAAAACAAGCTTACAATAGGATATCATAAACTGAATAACTGGTATAAAACGACGATTAACATACATCTCGATATAGAACACCAAGACGGACAAGATTATCTCATAGTAAAAACCCATCTGACAGAAGGTGGAAGATTCCAAAAAGACGAGGCGGAGAATCATAAAAGATTTTTACTGCAGAAAAAAGGTCAAAGTTACAATCTAAATTTAGAACAATAAAAGAATGCTATGAAAGCAACAAAATAGGAACTCCACAGATCTCTTAGTACGAACTGTGGAGTTTACTTTTATTATATAATGAATGGAATGTGGGGCTAGTTATTCACCACTATTTCCGTCGCACTTTTGAAATGTGCTTCTCCAATAGTGGTAAAAATGTCAAGAGTTTTTCTCCATTATCTCCAGTCGGCTCTGGAAAGGCCTCCTTCCGACAATGAAGATATCGTAGGATGGCACCTTCTGTTTAACTGTCATCCTTATCCAGCAGACACTACGTCCATGTTCTACATGATTGGAGTGAGGCATTCTAAGAGCCGAACGGAAATCATGTGGAACATGTCATACCTACAGGGCACACTGCATTTTAGACCCCTCGGATGGGCGTGCTCCGCACAATAAGGTATATTTTTCTAAGTTAAAACCGCTCTTTCGTATGACTGCAGGATGGCTTTTCTGGGCACTCAGGTTTTACCGGACAGCAGCAAGGCGGCTTTGGAGGGCAAGGCGGCTTTGGAGGGCAAGGTGGTTTCGGAGGGCAAGGTGGTTTCGGAGGGCAAGGTGGTTTCGGAGGGCATGGAGGTTCTGGAGGGCAAGGTGGTTCCGGCGGATAAGGAGGTCTCGGAGGGTAAGGTGGTTCTGGCGGATAAGGAGGTCTCGGAGGGTAAGGTGGTTCTGGTGGATAGGGCGGCCTTGGCGGATAAGGCATTTCAGGAAAATAAGGCGGCTGCCAACAGAATGGAGGCCAGCAGTATCCGCAGTTAAGAGGTGGGCATGATACCCCGCCGTTGTTTGAGTTACTATTGCTATTGCTATTGTTATTATTATTGTTGTTGTTATTATTATTATTGCTATTATTTATGTTGATTCCTCTCTGATCATAACTTTTTTCATGTGTTTCCCCCGGTGAACCTGTACAGAGACAGATGGAAGCATTGACAGTGACTTGATAATTTTCTATTGTTGAACCGACCGGCTGGTAATTGAGTGCCGTGCTGACAGGACGCATCAAGAGAACTCCGGAAATGGTTCCAGTAAAGGATGCAGTGACAGTAAAACATGTATAGGCACGGCATGACCGAATGGCAATATAGAATTCCTGGCCGATTGACGGAGCTTCGATACTATTTCCGCAAAAATCCATAAAAGAGCTGGAAAAGCCATCCTGGCAGACGCAGAACGGTTCTACAGTTATGCTGGGTTTTCCAACAAAGTTAGACCGGAGCTTGAAAGGTCCCACCAACAGGCGGCCGCATATGGTACGGAGATCATCGGGACAGCCCTCAAAAATAAGATAAGGTATGTTAGAAGCAGAGGGTGCAGAGCCGGTGTTGCAACAGTCAATCTTCGTGTTCCTGCATTGACAGGAAGGGTTTACAACAGAAGGCGTAGCAGGTGTTGCTGTGGAATCCGCAAATTCCCCTGCCAGCGAGAGCAGCTGCAAGACAGCCTGGCGCATCCGTGCAGATTTTGGATGTTCCGTGTCATCGGTACAGTCCAGGAATCTTACCTCACTTGGCGCAATCTGGCCGAGAAGTACCCAAATGGCGATCTGGACTGCCGCATATGCATCGTTGTCATCGAGAACCGGAGAAGCTGCAGCATCTGTACCTGTGAGCTGGAACGTCTGACCGGCAGTGACAGCAGGAAATGTATTTGCCAGAATCCAGGCAAGCATCTGCTTTTGCCGGGCAGTTGCTGCGGGAAAGATCGTTTCAAAAGGCGCGCTTTCGTATGGGACGTCATTATAAGGGCCGTCGGCAAATTTATCAAGGCAGTAGGCATATCGAGTCGTTCCGCCCTGGGTCAGGCGAAACTGGAATATTTGATTATGGTCAGGCCTATCCAGCCGGTATCTGGATTCAGAGGTTGATGGGAGCGAACAATAACTTCGCACTTCCGGATCACCGGTGGCAGTGCCGGTCAGATCTGTATCTGTATAGATAACAAAAGGACGGGACATCGCCTGGACAGCCTTTATTGAATTCGTTGAATTCATTTATAATTCTCCTTAAAGCTTGTTGTAATAATAGATTATGAACAGAAAGAAAGGAACGTTCGGGAAAATCCGACAAGGAACCACCAAAACAAAGTTATGTGATGTGGTCACAGAGACACCGCTGTTTATAAGATATGATAACAACAGATTTATAAAAATAATGAGGTGGAATAAATGAGAAAAAAAACAGTGATCATCGGCGGTGTGGCAGGCGGAGCGACAACAGCGGCCCGTCTCAGGAGAAAAGATGAAACCATGGAAATTGTCCTGCTGGAGCGGGGGCAATACATTTCTTATGCAAACTGCGGCTTGCCGTACTATGTAGGGGACGTAATAAAGAACAGGGACTCTCTGCTTTTGCAGACTCCGGAGGCTATGAAGAATAAGTTTCGTATTGATGTCAGAGTACAGAGTGAGGCGATACGGATCAATACGGAGCAGCAGAAAGTAGCAGTGAGGAATCTGGTCGATGATACAGTGTATGAAGAATCCTATGATTATCTTGTCATTGCAACAGGCTCCTCACCTGTAGTGCCTCCGATCCCGGGCATTGACGGTCCAGATATTTATACGCTATGGACGGTGCCGGACACTGACCGGATTAAGAAGGTCCTGGAGACAAAAAAGCCGAAGACAGCAGCAGTCATAGGCGGAGGATTCATTGGCCTTGAAATGGCAGAAAACTTAAAAAATGCAGGATTAGACGTTAAGATCATTGAGATGCAGGATCAAGTGATGGCTCCTCTCGATTTTGAAATGGCTCAGCTTCTACATGAAAATATAGAACAAAACGGCGTACAGCTCCTGTTGGGAGACGGGGTTGCTTCTTTTGGACAAGAGGATCAAAATACAATCATTACTTTAAACAGCGGGAGAAAAGTGCAGGCTGATCTGGTGCTGCTTTCGATAGGAGTACGCCCTAACAGTGAGCTTGCAAAACAGGCAGGGATCAGGCTCAATGCCAGGGGAGGCATTCTGGTGGATGGGGAACTTAAGACCTCCGCTAAAAATGTATTTGCAGTAGGGGATGTGATCCAGGTTGAAAATTTTGTCTTGAAGGAGCCGTCCATGATCCCTCTGGCAGGAACGGCCAATAAGCAGGGGCGGATCTGTGCTGATAACATTGCCGGGGCAAAGAAAACTTACAAAGGGACCCTCGGCACTTCTGTGGCACAGGTATTTGATCTGAGCGCGGCAGCAGCAGGTGTAAATGAAAAAACTCTTAAACGTATGGGAAAGACAAGAGGGAAGGATTATGAGGCTGTGCTGATCAACCAGAAGTCTCATGCAGGATATTATCCCGGTGCAGTTCCGGTAACATTGAAGCTTTTATTTGACATGGAAGGAAAGATTCTCGGAGCCCAGGCTGTGGGACAGGAAGGAGTGGACAAACGGATCGATGTGCTGGCAACAGCTATGAGAATGGGCGGTACGGTCTATGATCTGGAGGAGCTGGAACTTGCCTATGCACCGCCGTATTCTTCTGCAAAAGATCCGGTAAATATGCTTGGGTTCACAGCAGAAAATGTTTTGGAACATACAGTATCTTTTACCGGTTATCAGGAGCTGGATGAAACTATGAGCCAGGACGGATGGGAACAGAACATGACAGTTCTGGATGTGACGGAAGATATGGAGAGGATGGTATTTCATATCCCAGGATCTCATCATATCCCTCTGGGGCAGCTGAGAGGGCGGCTTGAGGAGCTGCCGAAGGACCGGCTCACCGTTACCTATTGTGCCATTGGTGTGCGGTCCTACAACGCGGCGAGGATTCTTATGCAGAACGGATTTACCAACGTAAAAGTTCTGGAGGGCGGAACAAGCTTTTATCAGTCTATGCATTACCAGAAGCCAGAGGAGCCGGTTTTGGCAGAGATTACACAGGAAGAAAAGAGCAAAACAGCAGGGGAAAAGGAACTTCGTCTGGTGGACTGCTGCGGACTGCAGTGTCCTGGTCCGATCATGAAAGTCCATGAGACTTTGAAGGAAATGGATGATGGGGAGACAGTAAAGGTGTCAGCCACAGACATGGGATTTCCGAGAGATATTGAATCCTGGTGCCAGAGAACCGGGAACACACTTGTAAAAAAAGAGCGGGAAGGAAAGCAGAACATTGTCTATATCCAGAAGGGAACCCAGGGGCGTGATATATGTGCGGCATCAGCGGATCAGAACCCGGCCAATGGCAAAACTATGGTAGTGTTCAGCGGAGATATGGATAAGGCTCTCGCCTCCTTTATTATCGCCAACGGGGCTGCTGCCATGGGCAGGCCTGTGACCATGTTCTTTACCTTCTGGGGGCTGAATGTTTTGAGGAAGCCCGAGAACCAGAAGGTTAAGAAATCCTTGATTGAAAAAATGTTCGGCGCGATGATGCCGAGGGGAAACCAAAAATTAAAGCTGTCCAAGATGAATATGGGCGGCCTTGGAACTAAAATGATGAAAAAAGTCATGAGAGATAAACATGTGGATACTCTGGATACTTTGATGCAGCAGGCCATTAAAAACGGCGTGAAGCTGGTGGCATGTACCATGTCCATGGATGTGATGGGAATCCGGAAGGAGGAGATCATAGACAGTGTAGAATTTGCTGGAGTGGCATCCTATCTGGGAGACGCTGAAAATTCCGATGTAAACCTTTTTATATAAGAAAAATCATCTTTGGAGTTTATAGGATCTTAATAGAAAAACGTTTTCGGATGCAGATAGAAGACTTCCGGAAACGTTTTTTGTTATTATCAAAATAAGTCTTGCCTTTTATAACAGGTACCGTTATAATATATTTAACAGGTACCGTTAGTATAGAATGCAGTTCAAAAAAGGAGATTTATTATGGATATGAATGAGATCATCTACAGAAAACTTACAGAAGTACAATGGCTTATGCAGAAACGTCATTTTAAAAACCATCATGCAGCCGGACCAATGGCTGATCCGGAGCGGGGGCAGGGACGTTTGCTGTCACTTTTAAAGCTTAAGGACGGGATCAGCACAAAAGATATGTCGCACATACTTGGGATTCGGGTTTCTTCCCTAAACGAACTACTTGCCAAGCTTGAGCGAAACGGCTATATCAAACGGGAGCCTTCCGAACAGGATAAGAGGATCGTGCTGAACTGGCTCACAGACAAAGGACGGGAGGAGAATGAAGCTCCGGCGGATACTTATAAGATCTTTGACTGCCTGTCTGAGGAAGAAAGAGAAAAGCTCGCGGAGTATCTGGAACGGGTGGCAGCGGCCTTGGAAAATGAACTAGGAGAGAATTCAGAGGATTTTGAAGAGATGCGCCGCCAGAGGGAAGAGGCTTTCGAGAGGTTCTTTGAAGGAAAAGAAGAGTTTAGGGGACCAGCAGGAAAAGGACCGGATTTCCGTGGCTTCGGACGGTTCGATGGATTCCGCGGACCGGGGCACCATCCTCATCCGCACCCACATCCACATCCTTTCAAAGAAAAAGAGTAAAGAGGTGATCGTTGGTGCATAAAAACAGGATTGTTCCAGGATTCAGGCAGTACGGTGTTTCCTCCGGACGGATTGAAAGTTTTTCTGATGCGTTTATCGCCATCATCATCACTTTGATGGTTTTGGAGATTCCTCTGCCAAAAAGCATGGATGTATCACAAATGCTTGGCTTCGGAAAATCTATCTTAATCTACTTTGCAAGTTTTGTAATTGTGGGAATGCAGTGGAACAGACATCACCGTCTGTTCGGCGGGATCAAAGAGGTATCTGTGAATTTTATATGGAAAAATATGATTTACTTATTTTTATTGTCACTGATCCCTGTCTTTATGAAATGGCTGCTGGAATTTCCCACGAGCCTGATTCCAGCCATGGCGTACTCTGTGATCTATATCTTGAACGATGTGGGGATCCGATGGCTTTTCCGGTCGCTTGGAATAGAGAATCAAATGGCCGGAAATGAGATCCGACAGCAGAGGCAGATCGGCAGACGGCCTCCAGTCCGGCCTGTTGCTCTTTTTCTGTTCTTTCTGGCAGGACCTTCGCTGATCCTGGGTCTCTCCGTATTTTTCCCGGAGATCTCCATTGTCTGTTTCATAGTATTCCCTGTGCTTATGTCACTGGGGAATCTGGCCGCCGGGGATCCGGGGAATATGAGGATTCAAAATCATTAAAAGTAAAAATATGCAGCAGGCAGGCTCCAGGCCCCCCTGCTGCATTTTGTTTTCCAGTGACCGCTTACATCAGGCGATCAGCTGTTTTAGTCCTTTTTTGTCTAGAATAGATACTCCGCCCCGGGACAGCTTTACAAGTCCCTCGGAAGAAAAATATTTTAACATACGGCTGACCACTTCCCTGGCACTGCCGGTGTATTTTGCTATCTGTTCGTGAGTCATCCGAATTGTGTCGGAGCCGGTCTTTCCGCTTTCATCAAGGAGAAAAATGGCCAGACGTTTGTCAAAGCTCATAAACAGGATCTGCTGCATGGTCCACATAACGTCTGAAAAGCGCTCGGTGGCCTGCTTATAAGTAAATGCTTCCGCATAGATATTCTGGTCTACAACCTCTGAATATGCGCCTGCGCTGATCTGGACGATCTCACTTTCTGTTACAGCCTCCATCTGCACCTCAAAGGTGATCGCAGAGAGGACACAGGAAGCGGAAAGAACACAGACATCTCCCTGATCCAGACGGTACAGTGTGATCTCTTTTCCCTCCTCTGAGAGCATGAAGGTCCGCACACTTCCGCTTTTAATGATAAGTACGCCAGTGCATTCGCAGTTCTGGCACCGGATCATCCCTCCTTTTCCATAGTGCACCAGCTGGGACCACTGAGAGAGGTTTTTTTTCTCAGCTTCTTTTAAGTGTTCCCAGAAGGGAAGAGACGATTTTAAAATAGGAACTACTTGGTCTGCATACTCCATTCGTTACCTCCTAAAACTTAATGTAAGATCATTTTAGCTGTCCCGGAGGAAAATAACAAGGGTTCTTTACAGGGAATTGTGCGCCTTTGATCCATTTCAGCAAATTGTGACATAAGCCCCTTGTATAATTAATAGCTGAAGGAGGGTCCAGGATGCCGATTATAAAGAAAAAAGAACCAGTGGAAGAAATCTTCTTCAATGAACTGGAGGATATTACATCATATAATATGAAACAGATGGAACATTGTCTTACCACCATAGGGAAAAGGATGTGTGCGGAACAGAGAGAGGATCTGGAAAAGAAAGACGGGAGAACGATCATAGAGAGTACGATCCTGAAAGAATGTATGCTATGCCAGGGAAAGGAAAAGTGCCAGCTTACCCTGGAGGACCGGGACAAGCTGGGCGCTCTGCTGGAGAAGCAGGGAGGTTTGAGCGTTCAGAATATCCGCTCCGTGTGCAGATGTCAGAGAGAAAAGGAGTGGGTGGATGAAATCAACACCATCTATGAGAGGGAGCTTTTCTTGTACGCCTGCGAACAGAGGTTTATCGAGATGCGCAGAATGATCGGAGAGCAGTACATAGAGGCCGGTAGAATGTTCAGAAGCTTTGCCGCGCAGAAATACCAGCTTTCCGGAGTGCAGCCGATACAGGAAAGGATTGAAAAGGGGCTGAAAGCCCATCATTTGAAAGTGAAAAAAGTGTATATTTATGAGGATGATATGAGAGGGAAACAGATCTACCTGTTTTTAAAGGCGCAGAAAGGCAGAGAGAGGACAACCAAGGAGGTGGCCAGGTGGCTCTCTGTTATCCTGCAGGAAAAACTGCAGCCTCTGCCCAACGGTAAACAGGCCATCGGGGAAACATATGAAATGATGGGTGTCCAGGCGGCCACCAAATTTCACGTTTTGACCGGAGTTATTTCCAGGGCTGAGAAAGAAGATATGAAAAATGGGGATAATTTTTCTATGGGAACGGTTGGGAATCACAGATTTGTCTCTATGATCTCCGACGGTATGGGCACCGGAAATGCGGCAAACAAAGACAGCAAGGCAGTCATTGAGACCCTGGAGGAGCTGCTTGAGGTGGGGCTGGACGAAAAAAGAGCCATCCAGCTGCTGCAGTCGATTTTTGTATTCTGGCCGGAAAAGGAGAGGTACTCAACCTTGGACTATATTCAGATCGATCTGTACGCAGGGATCGGAAGTTTTTTAAAGTTAGGTGCATGCCCGTGTTTTCTGAAACGCAAGGGGCAGGTAGAGATGGTCCAGCTGGACAGCCTGCCGGTAGGGGTATTGAAGGAGAAAAAACTTCCGATACACAGAAAGAAGCTTGAGGCGGAAGATTTTATCCTTCAGGTCAGTGACGGCATCATTGATTCCCTGGGAGGAAACGGTGTGGAACTGCTGATGGAATATATGACCCAAATCAATACCACAAGGCCTCAGGGATTTGTGGATGAACTGATGGAAAAGATTGAGAGCACAGAAGGTTATGAAAAAAAGGACGATATGACCATGATCGGCCTCGGAATTTGGGATAAGTATTGAATCCGTGGATTGGGAATGATAAAGTAGTATTATGAATAAAGTACACAGTTTCATTCAACAACATC
Coding sequences within:
- a CDS encoding DUF5412 family protein; the encoded protein is MRKRKWIFIVVLLLFLGWTVYHFTWDTQAVSKGVVFKIIDSPNGSYIANAYHGIDNATVDFSVIVEIADKKTKVKKNIYFEYHCEDAEIKWLSDSEIQINGITLNIHNDVYDFRHE
- a CDS encoding DsrE/DsrF/DrsH-like family protein; protein product: MRKKTVIIGGVAGGATTAARLRRKDETMEIVLLERGQYISYANCGLPYYVGDVIKNRDSLLLQTPEAMKNKFRIDVRVQSEAIRINTEQQKVAVRNLVDDTVYEESYDYLVIATGSSPVVPPIPGIDGPDIYTLWTVPDTDRIKKVLETKKPKTAAVIGGGFIGLEMAENLKNAGLDVKIIEMQDQVMAPLDFEMAQLLHENIEQNGVQLLLGDGVASFGQEDQNTIITLNSGRKVQADLVLLSIGVRPNSELAKQAGIRLNARGGILVDGELKTSAKNVFAVGDVIQVENFVLKEPSMIPLAGTANKQGRICADNIAGAKKTYKGTLGTSVAQVFDLSAAAAGVNEKTLKRMGKTRGKDYEAVLINQKSHAGYYPGAVPVTLKLLFDMEGKILGAQAVGQEGVDKRIDVLATAMRMGGTVYDLEELELAYAPPYSSAKDPVNMLGFTAENVLEHTVSFTGYQELDETMSQDGWEQNMTVLDVTEDMERMVFHIPGSHHIPLGQLRGRLEELPKDRLTVTYCAIGVRSYNAARILMQNGFTNVKVLEGGTSFYQSMHYQKPEEPVLAEITQEEKSKTAGEKELRLVDCCGLQCPGPIMKVHETLKEMDDGETVKVSATDMGFPRDIESWCQRTGNTLVKKEREGKQNIVYIQKGTQGRDICAASADQNPANGKTMVVFSGDMDKALASFIIANGAAAMGRPVTMFFTFWGLNVLRKPENQKVKKSLIEKMFGAMMPRGNQKLKLSKMNMGGLGTKMMKKVMRDKHVDTLDTLMQQAIKNGVKLVACTMSMDVMGIRKEEIIDSVEFAGVASYLGDAENSDVNLFI
- a CDS encoding MarR family winged helix-turn-helix transcriptional regulator, with the protein product MDMNEIIYRKLTEVQWLMQKRHFKNHHAAGPMADPERGQGRLLSLLKLKDGISTKDMSHILGIRVSSLNELLAKLERNGYIKREPSEQDKRIVLNWLTDKGREENEAPADTYKIFDCLSEEEREKLAEYLERVAAALENELGENSEDFEEMRRQREEAFERFFEGKEEFRGPAGKGPDFRGFGRFDGFRGPGHHPHPHPHPHPFKEKE
- a CDS encoding TMEM175 family protein; translated protein: MHKNRIVPGFRQYGVSSGRIESFSDAFIAIIITLMVLEIPLPKSMDVSQMLGFGKSILIYFASFVIVGMQWNRHHRLFGGIKEVSVNFIWKNMIYLFLLSLIPVFMKWLLEFPTSLIPAMAYSVIYILNDVGIRWLFRSLGIENQMAGNEIRQQRQIGRRPPVRPVALFLFFLAGPSLILGLSVFFPEISIVCFIVFPVLMSLGNLAAGDPGNMRIQNH
- a CDS encoding Crp/Fnr family transcriptional regulator; translation: MEYADQVVPILKSSLPFWEHLKEAEKKNLSQWSQLVHYGKGGMIRCQNCECTGVLIIKSGSVRTFMLSEEGKEITLYRLDQGDVCVLSASCVLSAITFEVQMEAVTESEIVQISAGAYSEVVDQNIYAEAFTYKQATERFSDVMWTMQQILFMSFDKRLAIFLLDESGKTGSDTIRMTHEQIAKYTGSAREVVSRMLKYFSSEGLVKLSRGGVSILDKKGLKQLIA
- a CDS encoding SpoIIE family protein phosphatase produces the protein MPIIKKKEPVEEIFFNELEDITSYNMKQMEHCLTTIGKRMCAEQREDLEKKDGRTIIESTILKECMLCQGKEKCQLTLEDRDKLGALLEKQGGLSVQNIRSVCRCQREKEWVDEINTIYERELFLYACEQRFIEMRRMIGEQYIEAGRMFRSFAAQKYQLSGVQPIQERIEKGLKAHHLKVKKVYIYEDDMRGKQIYLFLKAQKGRERTTKEVARWLSVILQEKLQPLPNGKQAIGETYEMMGVQAATKFHVLTGVISRAEKEDMKNGDNFSMGTVGNHRFVSMISDGMGTGNAANKDSKAVIETLEELLEVGLDEKRAIQLLQSIFVFWPEKERYSTLDYIQIDLYAGIGSFLKLGACPCFLKRKGQVEMVQLDSLPVGVLKEKKLPIHRKKLEAEDFILQVSDGIIDSLGGNGVELLMEYMTQINTTRPQGFVDELMEKIESTEGYEKKDDMTMIGLGIWDKY